In the genome of Gemmatimonadota bacterium, one region contains:
- a CDS encoding ABC transporter permease produces MNNSLRLGLGLLAALLLFVVVAPWMAVDPALQPDLAHGALIAPNAAHWFGTDAFSRDVLSRLAWGGRNSLLIAAIAISVAVGIGSLLGLAAGSADGIAAGFWRRLIDIGLALPRIIVLLVLLAATGALSTMQLAMMIGITGWPGIARLVRGETLRLRHAPWVEAARALGDTPARILWREIFPATLPPVLVAATLGVADAILLEAGLSFIGLGLPVPAPSWGGMLFEARDVIGQAPWLLFFPAAALVAATSAATLIGEALRRSLQPDSR; encoded by the coding sequence ATGAACAACTCGCTGCGGCTTGGACTCGGACTGCTCGCCGCCCTGCTGCTCTTCGTGGTGGTCGCGCCGTGGATGGCGGTGGATCCGGCCCTGCAACCCGACCTGGCGCACGGCGCACTCATCGCCCCCAACGCGGCGCACTGGTTCGGCACCGACGCCTTCTCACGCGACGTCCTCTCCCGCCTCGCCTGGGGTGGCCGCAACTCACTCCTGATTGCGGCGATCGCGATCTCCGTCGCCGTCGGCATCGGGTCGCTCCTCGGCCTCGCCGCGGGAAGCGCGGACGGCATCGCTGCCGGCTTCTGGCGGCGGCTCATCGATATCGGCCTCGCCCTGCCGCGGATCATCGTGCTGCTGGTACTGCTCGCTGCCACCGGGGCACTGAGCACCATGCAGCTTGCCATGATGATCGGCATCACCGGCTGGCCCGGCATCGCGCGACTCGTCCGTGGCGAAACCTTGCGGCTCCGTCACGCACCCTGGGTCGAGGCCGCCCGTGCGCTGGGCGACACCCCTGCGCGCATTCTCTGGCGCGAGATCTTTCCCGCGACCCTGCCACCGGTCCTGGTCGCCGCGACGCTCGGCGTTGCCGATGCGATCCTGCTGGAGGCGGGGCTCTCGTTCATCGGACTGGGACTTCCGGTGCCGGCGCCCTCGTGGGGCGGGATGCTGTTCGAGGCGCGCGACGTGATCGGCCAGGCGCCGTGGCTGCTCTTCTTCCCGGCAGCGGCCTTGGTCGCGGCCACCTCCGCCGCCACATTGATCGGCGAAGCCCTGCGCCGCTCCCTCCAGCCCGACAGCCGATGA
- a CDS encoding oligopeptide/dipeptide ABC transporter ATP-binding protein has protein sequence MTAPLLSVEGLVKHYQSGGFLSRAKPPVKAVDGVSFTIAPGETLGLVGESGSGKSTVGRAVLRLEPPTAGIVRFEGNDLATLDPATMRATRRRMQIVFQDPLGALNPRRTIGDSVAEGLIIHRLVPTREVPARVSQLLEEVGLDASYASRYPHEFSGGQRQRVGIARALAVEPRFVVCDEPVSALDVSVQAQVLNLLLDLRDRRQLAYLFIAHDLAVVQQVAHRVAVMYLGTIVEIGPARSIISMPRHPYTQALVSAVPDPNPASGRRRIVLDGEPPSPAAPPPGCPFAPRCFHPHRDARCTAERPALRTIGDREVACHYADT, from the coding sequence GTGACCGCGCCGCTGCTTTCGGTCGAAGGACTCGTGAAGCACTACCAGAGCGGCGGCTTCCTCTCGAGGGCCAAGCCACCGGTGAAAGCGGTCGATGGCGTCTCCTTCACGATCGCCCCTGGCGAGACTCTTGGTCTGGTGGGTGAGAGTGGCAGCGGCAAGAGCACCGTCGGCCGTGCCGTGCTCCGTCTCGAGCCGCCCACGGCCGGCATCGTACGCTTCGAGGGCAACGACCTCGCCACGCTCGACCCCGCCACGATGCGCGCGACCAGGCGGAGGATGCAGATCGTCTTCCAGGATCCGCTCGGCGCGCTCAATCCCCGGCGCACCATCGGTGACTCGGTGGCCGAAGGTCTGATCATCCATCGGCTGGTTCCGACGCGGGAGGTCCCGGCCCGCGTGAGCCAGTTGCTGGAGGAAGTCGGCCTGGATGCCTCATATGCGAGCAGATATCCGCACGAGTTTTCGGGGGGACAACGGCAACGGGTCGGGATCGCGCGTGCGCTTGCCGTCGAACCGCGCTTCGTGGTCTGCGACGAACCGGTCTCGGCGCTCGACGTCTCGGTGCAGGCCCAAGTGCTCAACCTCCTGCTCGACCTGCGCGACCGGCGCCAGCTCGCCTACCTGTTCATCGCCCATGACCTCGCCGTGGTCCAGCAGGTGGCCCATCGCGTCGCCGTGATGTATCTCGGGACGATCGTCGAAATCGGGCCGGCGCGCTCGATCATCAGCATGCCACGGCACCCGTACACCCAGGCACTCGTATCCGCTGTGCCCGATCCGAACCCGGCCTCGGGCCGCCGCCGTATAGTGCTCGACGGTGAACCGCCTTCCCCGGCCGCACCGCCGCCGGGGTGTCCCTTTGCTCCCCGCTGCTTTCACCCGCACCGCGACGCGCGCTGCACGGCCGAGCGCCCGGCGCTTCGCACCATCGGCGACCGCGAGGTCGCCTGTCACTACGCCGACACCTGA
- a CDS encoding DUF1800 domain-containing protein, giving the protein MTRYRHFAAFGLLLAAVLPAASQAPLTPRDSARHVLNRLGYGATPGEVDAIATEGVKRWIDRQLAVRDPRDPALAAREDGYDVLHTAARDMVAMHTDQLAKALKAQAGGADSMRRPAADAERREQRATGGKKELRDLNAELMSVTLLRATSSDHQLAEVLADFWTNHFNVFIGKGFDRAYFADYLEHTIRPNVLGRFETLLTATAKSPAMLFYLDNVESVADGTSMQALAPGRMQAAAGRGRFAGRAGAARGLGRTRQPDPAMVERVKARMPKGINENYARELMELHTLGVDGGYSQQDVGNVARILTGWGMDRRSNFEYRFLDGAHDRNAKSVLGVAFPAGHGEDEGMRLLKLLAEQPATMHHVSAKLCARFVADVPPDGCIDDAVRAWKQSGGEIREVVRAILYSPDFWAAANVQSKVKTPLEFVVSALRAVGGEPDATPRLVQQVAKLGQPLFQMTTPNGYPESQSEWVNSGALLARMNFAVALAGGRLPGAMVDLDRVVPLTTDHVVLVDGVNRAILAGGMTAQTRTTILREIADINNARDARALAVGLALGGPEFQRQ; this is encoded by the coding sequence ATGACCAGATACCGACATTTCGCCGCCTTCGGCCTGCTGCTCGCCGCTGTGCTCCCTGCGGCCTCGCAGGCCCCACTTACCCCACGCGATTCCGCCCGCCATGTGCTCAATCGACTCGGCTATGGTGCCACCCCCGGCGAGGTCGACGCCATCGCCACAGAGGGGGTGAAACGCTGGATCGATCGCCAGTTGGCCGTGCGCGATCCGCGCGACCCGGCACTCGCCGCGCGCGAGGATGGCTACGACGTGCTCCACACCGCCGCGCGCGACATGGTCGCGATGCATACTGACCAGCTGGCCAAGGCGCTCAAGGCACAGGCCGGCGGTGCCGACTCGATGCGTCGCCCGGCGGCGGATGCGGAGAGGCGTGAGCAGCGCGCCACAGGCGGCAAGAAGGAATTGCGGGATCTCAATGCCGAACTGATGAGCGTCACGCTCCTGCGCGCAACATCATCGGATCACCAGCTGGCTGAAGTCCTCGCCGATTTCTGGACCAACCATTTCAACGTCTTCATCGGCAAGGGGTTCGATCGCGCCTACTTCGCCGACTACCTCGAGCACACCATCCGGCCGAATGTGCTCGGTCGCTTCGAGACGCTGCTGACGGCCACGGCGAAGAGTCCTGCCATGCTCTTCTATCTGGATAATGTCGAAAGCGTCGCCGATGGCACCTCGATGCAGGCCCTCGCACCTGGGCGGATGCAGGCGGCGGCCGGGCGCGGGCGGTTCGCGGGGCGGGCCGGCGCGGCCCGCGGCCTCGGGAGGACACGGCAACCGGACCCGGCGATGGTCGAGAGGGTGAAGGCGAGGATGCCGAAGGGGATCAACGAGAACTATGCCCGCGAGTTGATGGAGTTGCACACGCTCGGAGTGGATGGCGGCTACAGCCAGCAGGACGTCGGCAATGTCGCGCGCATCCTCACCGGCTGGGGAATGGATCGTCGGAGCAATTTCGAATATCGCTTTCTCGATGGGGCTCATGACCGCAATGCCAAGAGCGTCCTCGGGGTTGCGTTTCCTGCGGGGCACGGCGAGGACGAAGGGATGCGCCTGCTGAAGTTGCTCGCCGAGCAACCGGCGACCATGCATCACGTGAGCGCCAAGCTCTGCGCCCGCTTCGTGGCCGATGTTCCGCCCGATGGTTGTATCGACGACGCAGTCCGCGCGTGGAAGCAGAGTGGTGGCGAAATCCGGGAGGTCGTGCGCGCCATTCTCTACTCGCCCGACTTCTGGGCTGCGGCGAACGTGCAGAGCAAGGTCAAGACGCCGCTCGAATTCGTGGTCTCGGCCCTCCGCGCAGTGGGGGGCGAGCCCGATGCCACGCCCCGGCTGGTGCAACAGGTGGCGAAGCTGGGGCAACCACTCTTCCAGATGACGACGCCGAATGGCTATCCGGAGAGCCAGAGCGAATGGGTCAACAGCGGTGCACTGCTGGCGCGGATGAACTTCGCCGTGGCGCTTGCCGGGGGTCGGCTTCCCGGCGCGATGGTGGATCTCGATCGGGTCGTCCCGCTGACCACCGATCACGTTGTCCTGGTCGACGGAGTGAACCGCGCCATTCTCGCCGGCGGCATGACGGCCCAGACCCGGACCACGATCCTGCGCGAAATCGCCGACATCAACAATGCACGGGACGCACGAGCACTGGCGGTCGGCCTGGCGCTCGGCGGCCCTGAATTCCAGAGGCAGTGA
- a CDS encoding DUF1501 domain-containing protein gives MTISRRAFIQAGGLAMVSLGADPLFLDRAAYALGDLRRGVAGGKTLVCLFQRGAVDGLSMIVPAGDSWYWQERQRIALPKDELISLDGMFALHPRLAPLKPLWDRKSLAIVHAVGSPSTTRSHFDAQDYMESGTPDRKSTPDGWANRYCSHAREHAETPFRAVAFGPQLPRTLAGSAPALAIDDLRTFGMRAARADGEQRLTRAFESLYQGAATGLVASSSAEGFEAIKMLKAADPTAIPPANGAQYPRGKLGTSMQQIAQLIKADLGMQVAFADVGGWDTHVNQGSGQGQLATRLDELAGALGAFTADLGERMRDVVVVTMSEFGRTVKENGTGGTDHGHGTAMMVLGGDVRGGQVYGRWPTLAPDARHEGRDLAVTTDFRAVFGEVLTGHLGAADLGSVFPGFTAGSRLAMFG, from the coding sequence ATGACGATCTCCCGACGCGCCTTCATCCAGGCCGGCGGCCTCGCGATGGTATCGCTTGGCGCCGATCCGCTCTTCCTCGATCGGGCGGCCTACGCCCTTGGCGACCTGCGACGCGGCGTGGCGGGCGGCAAGACGCTGGTCTGTCTTTTTCAACGTGGTGCCGTCGACGGTCTCTCGATGATCGTGCCTGCCGGCGACAGCTGGTACTGGCAGGAGCGTCAACGCATCGCCCTGCCGAAGGACGAACTCATCTCGCTCGACGGCATGTTCGCCCTGCACCCGCGCCTGGCTCCGCTCAAGCCGCTCTGGGACCGGAAGTCGCTCGCGATCGTGCACGCCGTCGGCTCGCCGTCGACCACACGTTCGCACTTCGACGCCCAGGACTACATGGAGAGCGGCACCCCGGATCGGAAGAGCACACCCGACGGGTGGGCGAATCGTTACTGCTCTCACGCACGCGAACATGCCGAGACACCCTTTCGCGCCGTGGCCTTCGGACCGCAATTGCCGCGCACGCTGGCGGGAAGCGCGCCGGCGCTCGCCATCGATGATCTCCGCACCTTCGGGATGCGCGCCGCCCGCGCCGACGGGGAACAGCGACTCACGCGCGCGTTCGAATCACTGTATCAGGGCGCGGCCACGGGCCTCGTCGCGTCGTCATCGGCGGAAGGCTTCGAAGCAATCAAGATGCTCAAGGCCGCCGATCCGACCGCGATTCCACCCGCCAATGGTGCCCAGTATCCGCGCGGCAAGCTCGGCACGTCAATGCAGCAGATCGCGCAGCTCATCAAGGCCGACCTCGGGATGCAGGTTGCCTTCGCCGATGTCGGCGGCTGGGACACCCACGTGAACCAGGGGAGTGGTCAGGGTCAGCTGGCCACGCGACTCGATGAACTCGCTGGTGCGCTGGGCGCATTCACCGCCGATCTCGGTGAACGGATGCGCGATGTCGTCGTGGTCACGATGAGCGAGTTCGGTCGCACGGTGAAGGAAAACGGAACCGGCGGGACCGATCACGGACACGGCACCGCCATGATGGTGCTTGGCGGCGACGTGCGCGGCGGCCAGGTGTACGGCCGCTGGCCGACCCTCGCTCCCGACGCGCGGCACGAGGGCCGCGACCTCGCCGTCACCACCGACTTCCGGGCTGTGTTCGGCGAAGTGCTCACCGGCCATCTTGGGGCGGCCGACCTGGGCAGCGTCTTCCCCGGCTTCACCGCTGGAAGCCGGCTCGCGATGTTCGGCTAG
- a CDS encoding ABC transporter ATP-binding protein has translation MTALLEVENLQITFPRRETTPLIPVDDVSFTIASGELVALVGESGCGKTLTGLAIPRLLPSNAVLGSQTAIRLLGTDLARADERALRAVRGRRIAMVFQDPMSSLNPVMKIGDQIAEAITAHARVPRADARARAIALLTEVGIADPAARVDVYPHQLSGGMRQRVMLAIALAGEPELLIADEPTTALDVTVQAQMLELLDTLRQARGMAVLLITHDLGIVAGRADRVLVMYAGRVVEQSVTAALFASPAHPYTRGLFASIPRLDSTTTRLTPIAGSVPPPDAWPTGCRFHPRCPLKIARCVTERPLLESVGSAHEVACWVATGAAT, from the coding sequence ATGACCGCCCTGCTCGAGGTCGAGAATCTCCAGATCACCTTCCCGCGCCGCGAGACGACGCCGCTGATCCCGGTCGATGACGTGAGCTTCACCATCGCCTCCGGTGAACTCGTCGCCCTGGTCGGGGAGTCCGGCTGCGGCAAGACGCTCACCGGGCTCGCGATTCCGCGACTCCTCCCCTCGAATGCCGTGCTCGGGTCGCAGACCGCCATCCGCCTGCTCGGCACCGACCTCGCCCGCGCCGATGAGCGCGCGCTGCGCGCTGTTCGCGGTCGCCGCATTGCGATGGTCTTCCAGGATCCGATGTCGTCGCTGAATCCGGTGATGAAGATCGGCGACCAGATCGCCGAAGCCATCACGGCGCACGCGCGGGTGCCGCGCGCCGATGCACGCGCGCGGGCTATCGCCCTGCTCACCGAGGTCGGCATTGCCGATCCGGCCGCGCGGGTGGATGTCTACCCCCATCAGTTGAGCGGTGGCATGCGTCAGCGCGTGATGCTGGCGATCGCGCTTGCCGGCGAACCGGAATTGCTGATCGCCGACGAACCGACCACCGCGCTCGACGTCACCGTGCAGGCGCAGATGCTCGAACTGCTCGACACGCTGCGGCAAGCCCGCGGGATGGCTGTGCTCCTCATTACCCACGACCTCGGCATCGTGGCAGGGCGAGCCGATCGCGTGCTGGTGATGTATGCCGGACGCGTCGTGGAGCAAAGCGTGACGGCGGCGCTCTTTGCCTCGCCCGCACACCCGTACACGCGCGGACTCTTTGCATCGATTCCGCGACTCGACTCCACCACGACGCGACTGACGCCGATTGCAGGCAGCGTCCCGCCGCCCGATGCCTGGCCCACCGGGTGCCGCTTCCATCCGCGCTGCCCCTTGAAGATCGCTCGCTGCGTGACGGAGCGACCGCTGCTCGAAAGCGTCGGCTCGGCGCACGAGGTGGCCTGCTGGGTTGCGACGGGAGCGGCAACGTGA
- a CDS encoding PDZ domain-containing protein yields the protein MRLRSRTPALALVLALAAVLPATAQLNPITTANKGPVIVYQIAFPNAAHHEAEVTATFTALPAGTLHARMARSSTGRYALHEYAKNVYAVKAVDSKGKTLRVTRPDPYGWDVTGHDGTVKISYTIFANRADGTYSGFDLVQAHIQPQGTFMYARGLEARPIKLVIDKPDPSWTVATQLVGDKSGTTFTAPGMQYFFDSPTHLGAIQWREWQLTSGGRTQTIRTAVDDPAPASSIDTYADGAKKIVSEAAAVFGELPAFDYGNYTFVACYRPSCSGDGMEHRNSTSVTGGNSMGDNGNGPLGTVSHEFFHTWNVKRIRPKTLEPFDYDRANMSDALWIAEGFTQYYGPLVMTRAGLSTAANFPRGLSGTVNAVTNSPGRRIFGPIQMSQQAVFQDAGVSIDQQNTANNFISYYTYGAGIALAMDLSLRAHGKSLDDFMRQMWLQRGKPQIAYTLDDARRILGSVAGDTAWANNFWTRYVDGHELPDYNALLEPAGMLVRKSQAGAPWVGVNFFGGGNRGGPRGGAPAQAPTASGYTIAGSVLVGTPLYAAGLETGDRILTVEGKEITADSVLSAAIAAKKPGEKLNIGYEGRAGRRETSLTVAENPAVQVVTFEDAGKTPTAAQLAFRAAWISSKVKN from the coding sequence ATGCGTTTGCGCTCCCGTACTCCGGCACTTGCCCTGGTGCTCGCCCTGGCGGCCGTTCTCCCCGCCACGGCCCAGCTGAACCCGATCACGACCGCGAACAAGGGCCCGGTCATTGTCTACCAGATCGCTTTCCCGAATGCGGCCCATCACGAAGCGGAAGTGACGGCGACGTTCACTGCCCTCCCCGCTGGCACGCTGCACGCACGGATGGCGCGCTCGTCGACCGGCCGGTATGCGCTGCACGAATACGCCAAGAATGTCTACGCTGTGAAGGCGGTCGACTCGAAGGGGAAGACGCTTCGGGTGACCCGGCCCGATCCGTATGGCTGGGATGTCACCGGCCACGATGGCACGGTGAAAATCAGCTATACCATCTTCGCCAACCGCGCCGATGGTACCTACTCGGGCTTCGATCTGGTCCAGGCACACATCCAGCCGCAGGGGACCTTCATGTACGCGCGCGGCCTCGAAGCGCGCCCGATCAAGCTCGTCATCGACAAGCCCGATCCGAGCTGGACGGTGGCGACCCAGCTGGTGGGCGACAAGAGCGGAACGACGTTCACCGCGCCCGGCATGCAGTACTTCTTCGACTCACCGACCCACCTGGGCGCGATCCAGTGGCGCGAGTGGCAGCTGACGAGTGGCGGGCGCACGCAGACGATTCGCACGGCGGTTGACGATCCGGCCCCGGCATCGTCGATCGACACCTATGCCGACGGCGCGAAGAAGATCGTGAGCGAGGCGGCAGCAGTCTTCGGCGAATTGCCGGCCTTTGATTACGGCAACTACACCTTCGTCGCGTGCTACCGTCCCAGCTGCAGCGGCGACGGCATGGAGCACCGCAACTCGACCAGCGTGACCGGCGGCAACAGCATGGGTGATAACGGCAACGGCCCGCTCGGCACCGTTTCGCACGAATTCTTCCACACCTGGAACGTCAAGCGGATCCGCCCGAAGACCCTGGAACCGTTCGACTACGATCGCGCCAACATGTCGGATGCCCTCTGGATCGCCGAGGGGTTCACCCAGTACTACGGCCCACTGGTGATGACTCGCGCAGGGCTGTCGACGGCAGCCAACTTCCCGCGCGGACTGAGCGGGACAGTCAATGCCGTCACCAATTCGCCGGGGCGCCGGATCTTCGGACCGATCCAGATGAGCCAGCAAGCGGTGTTCCAGGATGCCGGCGTGTCGATCGACCAGCAGAATACCGCGAACAACTTCATCTCCTACTACACCTACGGAGCAGGGATCGCGCTCGCGATGGATCTGTCGCTCCGCGCGCACGGCAAGTCGCTCGATGATTTCATGCGCCAGATGTGGCTGCAGCGCGGCAAGCCGCAGATCGCCTACACGCTCGATGATGCGCGCCGGATTCTCGGCAGTGTGGCGGGTGACACCGCGTGGGCAAACAATTTCTGGACGCGATATGTCGATGGCCACGAACTCCCCGACTACAACGCGCTGCTCGAGCCCGCCGGAATGCTGGTGCGGAAGTCGCAGGCCGGCGCACCGTGGGTCGGCGTGAACTTCTTCGGTGGCGGCAATCGCGGTGGCCCGCGCGGTGGCGCGCCAGCCCAGGCACCGACCGCCTCGGGCTACACCATTGCCGGCTCGGTCCTCGTCGGCACGCCGCTGTACGCCGCCGGGCTCGAGACCGGCGACCGGATTCTCACGGTCGAAGGGAAGGAGATCACGGCGGATTCGGTCCTCTCGGCTGCCATCGCGGCGAAGAAGCCGGGTGAGAAGCTGAACATCGGCTACGAAGGGCGTGCGGGGCGCCGCGAGACGTCACTCACAGTCGCGGAGAACCCGGCCGTGCAGGTGGTCACCTTCGAGGATGCCGGCAAGACCCCGACCGCCGCGCAACTCGCGTTTCGCGCGGCGTGGATCAGCAGCAAGGTGAAGAACTGA